In one window of Frigoriglobus tundricola DNA:
- a CDS encoding DUF6314 family protein, translated as MAHAPRMIRVVVPVWTEEMMAPLAELLSRLRAVRALRFDARSEAATGWNGVGAGTVTVSEPSAGVVVFEETGTWQPPDRPAIGFRNVFRWSVAGAVLRLEHLRFGPDEPVFLIDMAPGADGEWHEVRPHQCRDDCYTAAMKIEGGTLLVAWSVQGPSKRESIRYTYW; from the coding sequence GTGGCGCACGCGCCCCGAATGATCCGGGTGGTCGTTCCCGTGTGGACGGAGGAAATGATGGCGCCACTGGCCGAGCTACTGTCACGGTTGCGTGCGGTGCGGGCACTCCGGTTCGACGCGCGGAGCGAAGCCGCGACCGGATGGAACGGTGTCGGGGCCGGCACGGTTACCGTGTCCGAACCGTCGGCCGGCGTTGTCGTGTTCGAGGAGACCGGAACGTGGCAACCGCCCGACAGGCCCGCGATCGGCTTCCGGAACGTGTTCCGGTGGTCGGTCGCCGGCGCGGTGCTGCGCCTGGAACACCTGCGGTTCGGCCCCGATGAACCCGTGTTCCTGATCGATATGGCGCCCGGCGCCGATGGCGAGTGGCACGAGGTCCGCCCGCATCAGTGCCGGGACGATTGCTACACCGCCGCCATGAAAATTGAGGGCGGCACGCTGCTGGTTGCGTGGTCCGTTCAGGGGCCGAGCAAGCGGGAGTCGATTCGGTACACCTACTGGTGA